The following are encoded together in the Mesoterricola sediminis genome:
- a CDS encoding cyclic nucleotide-binding domain-containing protein encodes MFRDLRTAVSVRRRVAAYALLLAALGLGAFTLGTQQHHPPFIRAATALFAVVGAYLGIRLFTWLLLDPLLSDRKTAVPGFARDLVVFALYVTAAVLLLNRMAGVQPGALLGTGAIAAAVVGLSLQETLGNLFAGISMQLDEAFRVGDWIEVTGNLRGGPGQETLVGQVETMTWRCVQMITENGDTTVIPNRILAQAVVTNLYAPSGLHRRTLKVTVQPHAGMHRTLAALEQALGGIPHHPHRKPEVVSHSFDMGGVVLELRWWSLGWRNGRAGNFLAVRLAQTVLNRLGVPLLGPHGATTPHVPPLVMKEGTVKDLLRKMNLPAEWATELQQGIVLRRAVPGEGIIREGDAGESLFMVMAGALQVVRVAERTEPYTGLFWEVLADLGPGDWFGEGSLLTGSPRSATIVAAAPCELVEMPKAALEACLKRNPQIIEGLADLMASREPRPEEAPRAASLHEEFLDRIRRWFRM; translated from the coding sequence ATGTTCCGGGATCTCAGAACGGCGGTCAGTGTCCGGCGGCGCGTCGCCGCCTACGCCCTCCTCCTGGCCGCCCTGGGCCTGGGGGCCTTCACCCTCGGCACCCAGCAGCACCATCCCCCGTTCATCCGGGCCGCCACGGCCCTCTTCGCGGTGGTGGGCGCCTACCTGGGCATCCGCCTCTTCACCTGGCTCCTCCTGGACCCCCTCCTCAGCGACCGGAAGACCGCTGTCCCCGGCTTCGCCCGGGACCTGGTGGTCTTCGCCCTCTACGTCACCGCCGCCGTCCTGCTCCTCAACCGCATGGCCGGCGTCCAGCCCGGCGCCCTCCTGGGCACCGGCGCCATCGCGGCGGCCGTCGTGGGCCTCTCGCTCCAGGAGACCCTGGGCAACCTCTTCGCGGGCATCTCCATGCAGCTGGACGAGGCCTTCCGGGTGGGGGACTGGATCGAGGTGACCGGCAACCTGCGCGGCGGCCCGGGCCAGGAGACCCTCGTGGGCCAGGTGGAGACCATGACCTGGCGCTGCGTCCAGATGATCACCGAGAACGGCGACACCACGGTCATCCCCAACCGGATCCTCGCCCAGGCGGTGGTGACCAACCTCTACGCCCCCTCGGGGCTGCACCGGCGCACCCTGAAGGTCACCGTCCAGCCCCACGCCGGCATGCACCGCACCCTGGCCGCCCTGGAGCAGGCCCTGGGGGGCATCCCCCACCACCCCCATCGCAAGCCCGAGGTGGTCTCCCACAGCTTCGACATGGGCGGCGTCGTCCTGGAGCTGCGCTGGTGGAGCCTGGGCTGGCGCAACGGACGAGCGGGCAACTTCCTGGCGGTCCGCCTCGCCCAGACCGTGCTCAACCGCCTCGGCGTGCCCCTCCTGGGCCCCCACGGGGCCACGACGCCCCACGTGCCCCCCCTCGTCATGAAGGAGGGGACGGTCAAGGACCTCCTCCGGAAGATGAACCTCCCGGCCGAATGGGCGACGGAGCTGCAGCAGGGCATCGTCCTCCGCCGCGCCGTCCCCGGGGAGGGCATCATCCGGGAGGGCGACGCCGGCGAATCCCTGTTCATGGTCATGGCCGGCGCCCTCCAGGTGGTGCGGGTTGCCGAACGGACGGAGCCCTACACCGGCCTCTTCTGGGAGGTGCTGGCCGACCTGGGGCCGGGCGACTGGTTCGGGGAGGGCTCCCTCCTCACCGGGTCCCCCCGCAGCGCCACCATCGTCGCCGCCGCCCCCTGCGAGCTCGTGGAGATGCCCAAGGCCGCCCTGGAGGCCTGCCTGAAGCGCAACCCCCAGATCATCGAGGGCCTCGCCGACCTGATGGCCTCCCGGGAGCCCCGCCCCGAGGAGGCCCCGCGGGCCGCCAGCCTCCACGAGGAGTTCCTGGACCGCATCCGGCGGTGGTTCCGCATGTGA
- a CDS encoding DedA family protein: protein MLHRLLAPVVAWMTAVMAAMGPLGVTLLMGIESACIPLPSEVIMPFAGFLAFKGQMTFMGLGAGNPAAQIWIAGIFGALGCNLGSIPAYELGAWGGRRAVEKYGRYIFLNLDHLDQAHRFFERFGHWAILAGRMLPVIRTFIALPAGIARMDRTKFHLYTFAGSLPWCLGLAWVGYKLGEKWDTLGVWFHRLDLVIGAVILAGVAWFVWSHFRKR from the coding sequence TTGCTTCACCGATTGCTCGCACCTGTCGTCGCGTGGATGACCGCCGTCATGGCCGCCATGGGCCCCCTGGGCGTCACCCTGCTCATGGGCATTGAAAGCGCCTGCATCCCCCTCCCCAGTGAAGTGATCATGCCCTTCGCCGGGTTCCTGGCCTTCAAGGGGCAGATGACGTTCATGGGCCTGGGCGCCGGCAACCCCGCCGCGCAGATCTGGATCGCCGGGATCTTCGGCGCCCTGGGCTGCAACCTGGGCTCCATCCCCGCCTACGAGCTGGGCGCCTGGGGCGGCCGCCGCGCCGTGGAGAAGTACGGACGCTACATCTTCCTCAACCTGGATCACCTGGACCAGGCCCATCGCTTTTTCGAGCGGTTCGGCCACTGGGCCATCCTGGCGGGCCGCATGCTGCCCGTCATCCGCACCTTCATCGCCCTCCCCGCCGGCATCGCCCGCATGGACCGCACCAAGTTCCACCTGTACACCTTCGCCGGCAGCCTGCCCTGGTGCCTGGGCCTGGCCTGGGTGGGCTACAAGCTGGGCGAGAAGTGGGACACGCTCGGGGTGTGGTTCCACCGCCTGGACCTGGTCATCGGCGCCGTCATCCTGGCGGGCGTCGCCTGGTTCGTCTGGAGCCATTTCCGCAAGCGCTGA
- the dxr gene encoding 1-deoxy-D-xylulose-5-phosphate reductoisomerase — MRRIALLGSTGSIGTSTLDVVAAHPGRLEVAALAAGRNRDLMLAQARRFRPRLISVSRAEDAAWIAANLDHKADVLHGMEGLKACALESGADTLLAAVVGAAGLASTEAALRAGMRVCVANKESLVVGGALMRQALEAGGGELLPVDSEHAALHQLLAGSRVPVREVRITASGGPFRTWSLERIQAATVDEALNHPTWKMGPKITIDSATLMNKGLEVIEAAHLFGLAPAAIQVTIHPQSQVHAMVGFEDGTYQLQVCANDMKLPIQYALLHPDRIPGPVPPYDWEASRQWTFETPDLARFPLLGLAYKALEAGGTAPAILNAANEEAVAAFLAGHLGFWAIQACVAAVLDGIPAEPAHTLDQVMEVDRRSRAAAATWIRHHAPTGTA; from the coding sequence ATGCGCAGGATCGCACTCCTCGGGTCGACGGGATCCATCGGCACTTCCACCCTGGACGTGGTGGCGGCCCACCCCGGGCGCCTGGAGGTGGCCGCCCTCGCCGCCGGACGCAACCGCGACCTCATGCTCGCCCAGGCCCGGCGCTTCCGCCCCCGGCTGATCTCCGTCTCCCGGGCCGAGGACGCCGCCTGGATCGCCGCCAACCTCGACCACAAGGCCGACGTCCTGCACGGCATGGAGGGCCTGAAGGCCTGCGCCCTGGAATCGGGCGCCGACACCCTCCTGGCCGCCGTCGTGGGCGCCGCGGGGCTGGCGAGCACCGAGGCCGCCCTGCGCGCCGGCATGCGGGTCTGCGTGGCCAACAAGGAGAGCCTCGTCGTGGGCGGCGCCCTCATGCGCCAGGCCCTGGAGGCCGGGGGCGGGGAGCTCCTGCCCGTGGATTCCGAGCACGCCGCCCTCCACCAGCTCCTCGCGGGAAGCCGGGTCCCGGTCCGGGAGGTGCGCATCACCGCCAGCGGCGGCCCCTTCCGCACCTGGTCCCTGGAGCGGATCCAGGCCGCCACGGTGGACGAGGCCCTCAACCACCCCACCTGGAAGATGGGGCCCAAGATCACCATCGATTCGGCGACCCTCATGAACAAGGGGCTGGAGGTCATCGAGGCCGCCCACCTCTTCGGGCTGGCCCCCGCCGCCATCCAGGTGACCATCCACCCCCAGAGCCAGGTCCACGCCATGGTCGGCTTCGAGGACGGCACCTACCAGCTCCAGGTCTGCGCCAACGACATGAAGCTGCCCATCCAGTACGCCCTCCTCCACCCGGACCGGATCCCGGGCCCCGTGCCCCCCTACGACTGGGAGGCCTCCCGCCAGTGGACCTTCGAGACCCCGGACCTGGCGCGGTTCCCGCTGCTGGGCCTCGCCTACAAGGCCCTCGAGGCCGGGGGCACCGCCCCGGCGATCCTCAACGCCGCCAACGAGGAGGCCGTGGCCGCCTTCCTGGCCGGTCACCTCGGCTTCTGGGCCATCCAGGCCTGCGTGGCCGCGGTCCTCGACGGCATTCCGGCGGAACCCGCCCATACTCTGGATCAGGTGATGGAAGTCGACCGGCGCTCCCGGGCGGCGGCCGCCACCTGGATCCGCCACCACGCTCCCACAGGAACAGCATGA
- a CDS encoding phosphatidate cytidylyltransferase — protein MTAATPATRPGIDKANLAVRVGSALVFAVFFFTLLYQGAQPWAKAVFLGVLALAAAMGVHELTLMGRKLGHNPSFPAGTLAAWGILVHFFLVGRDVTDPLPLWAVLAFGAIVIHFGALFFDRDLDKALTSQAITWMGALYMGLGTGFIMKLFMFTETTLSNTGGRLVLALFLITWMGDTTAYFVGSLLGRHKLARRVSPKKSWEGALGNLAGNVAAAFVIRAFVCVQWTAVDAVAIGLLLGTAGQLGDLAESTWKRSAGVKDSNMGSISIPGHGGMLDRLDSLAFAAPVFYAYVHFVHGLN, from the coding sequence ATGACCGCCGCCACCCCCGCCACGAGGCCCGGCATCGACAAGGCCAACCTGGCCGTCCGCGTCGGCTCCGCCCTCGTCTTCGCCGTGTTCTTCTTCACCCTCCTCTACCAGGGCGCGCAGCCCTGGGCCAAGGCCGTCTTCCTCGGGGTCCTGGCCCTGGCCGCGGCCATGGGCGTGCACGAGCTGACCCTCATGGGCCGGAAGCTCGGCCACAACCCCTCCTTCCCGGCCGGCACCCTCGCGGCCTGGGGCATCCTCGTCCACTTCTTCCTGGTGGGCCGCGACGTGACGGACCCCCTGCCCCTCTGGGCCGTCCTCGCCTTCGGCGCCATCGTCATCCACTTCGGGGCCCTCTTCTTCGACCGCGACCTGGACAAGGCCCTCACGAGCCAGGCCATCACCTGGATGGGCGCCCTCTACATGGGCCTGGGCACCGGCTTCATCATGAAGCTCTTCATGTTCACGGAGACGACCCTCTCCAACACCGGGGGCCGCCTCGTGCTCGCCCTCTTCCTCATCACCTGGATGGGCGACACGACGGCCTACTTCGTGGGGAGCCTCCTGGGGCGCCACAAGCTCGCCAGGCGGGTCAGCCCGAAGAAGTCCTGGGAGGGCGCCCTGGGCAACCTGGCCGGCAACGTCGCGGCGGCCTTCGTGATCCGCGCCTTCGTGTGCGTCCAGTGGACGGCCGTGGACGCCGTCGCCATCGGCCTCCTCCTGGGCACGGCGGGCCAGCTCGGCGACCTGGCCGAGAGCACCTGGAAGCGCAGCGCCGGCGTCAAGGACTCCAACATGGGCTCCATCTCCATCCCCGGCCACGGGGGCATGCTGGACCGGCTCGACAGCCTCGCCTTCGCGGCGCCGGTGTTCTACGCCTACGTCCACTTCGTCCACGGGCTGAACTGA
- the rseP gene encoding RIP metalloprotease RseP — MKRLLFTVPALALVSLIPGVGFWGPVILLVSLIFFHELGHFLVAKWMGLPVEVFSLGFGPRVAGFAWKETDVRLSLLPLGGYVRLAGYNPEDPDAEDPHGFLAQPAWKRLAFYGGGILANILITVVVFFFLGVHSARVVSAKPQSSPLMVLEAVKDLPAAKAGIQAGDQIRVLGDLRFPGNASDEVIPYVRSQAGKSLPVVLDRDGRQVSLSLVPQGDPGSARIGVNFEPTAWTFEKRPLKASDLWTGTTFATRESWRLGVDILGNFGKLITGRVSVKEVGGPITIARVGSRAAKAGLMQFMALLALISMNLAILNALPIPFLDGGHALLLIIEKIRGRDLSARVKERILTGGFIFIVGLFALIIFQDLLKLRH, encoded by the coding sequence ATGAAGCGCCTTCTCTTCACGGTACCGGCCCTGGCCCTCGTGTCCCTCATCCCCGGCGTCGGGTTCTGGGGACCCGTCATCCTGCTGGTCAGCCTCATCTTCTTCCACGAACTCGGCCACTTCCTCGTGGCCAAGTGGATGGGCCTCCCCGTGGAGGTCTTCTCCCTGGGCTTCGGTCCCCGCGTCGCGGGCTTCGCCTGGAAGGAGACCGACGTCCGCCTCTCCCTGCTCCCCCTGGGGGGCTACGTCCGGCTCGCGGGCTACAACCCCGAGGACCCGGACGCCGAGGACCCCCACGGCTTCCTGGCCCAGCCGGCCTGGAAGCGCCTCGCCTTCTACGGCGGCGGCATCCTCGCCAACATCCTCATCACGGTCGTGGTCTTCTTCTTCCTGGGCGTCCACAGCGCCCGGGTGGTCTCCGCCAAGCCCCAGTCCAGCCCCCTGATGGTGCTGGAGGCGGTGAAGGACCTGCCGGCCGCCAAGGCCGGGATCCAGGCCGGGGACCAGATCCGCGTCCTGGGGGACCTGCGCTTCCCCGGGAACGCCAGCGACGAGGTGATCCCCTACGTGCGGAGCCAGGCGGGCAAGTCCCTCCCCGTGGTCCTGGACCGGGACGGCCGGCAGGTGTCCCTTTCCCTCGTGCCCCAGGGGGACCCGGGCTCGGCCCGCATCGGCGTCAACTTCGAACCCACCGCCTGGACCTTCGAGAAGCGCCCCCTGAAGGCCAGCGACCTGTGGACCGGCACCACCTTCGCCACCCGGGAGAGCTGGCGCCTGGGCGTGGACATCCTGGGCAACTTCGGCAAGCTCATCACCGGACGCGTAAGCGTCAAGGAGGTGGGCGGCCCCATCACCATCGCCCGGGTCGGCAGCCGCGCCGCCAAGGCCGGCCTCATGCAGTTCATGGCCCTCCTGGCCCTCATCTCCATGAACCTGGCCATCCTCAACGCCCTGCCCATCCCCTTCCTGGACGGCGGCCATGCCCTCCTCCTCATCATCGAGAAGATCCGGGGCCGGGACCTGTCCGCCCGGGTGAAGGAGCGCATCCTCACCGGCGGCTTCATCTTCATCGTCGGGCTCTTCGCCCTGATCATCTTCCAGGACCTGCTGAAGCTGAGGCACTGA
- the uppS gene encoding polyprenyl diphosphate synthase, giving the protein MSLPRHVALIMDGNGRWAAQRGWPRIKGHKEGVRAVQDILDEASALGIEHLTLYAFSTENWKRPAPEVAMLMALLRMYLRMFLPKLRRRGIRFHHLGCEEGLPDGILADLRALEAQTADHTGMVFHLAVNYGSRLELAHAARRCVEDGLAPGEVDEAALASRLWTAGVPDVDLLIRTSGELRISNFLLWQAAYAEFYMTECLWPDFRGPQLREALEAFAQRERRFGGI; this is encoded by the coding sequence TTGAGCCTCCCCCGCCACGTCGCGCTCATTATGGACGGCAACGGACGCTGGGCGGCCCAGCGCGGTTGGCCCCGCATCAAGGGTCACAAGGAGGGGGTCCGGGCCGTCCAGGACATCCTGGACGAGGCCAGCGCCCTGGGGATCGAGCACCTGACGCTCTACGCGTTCTCCACCGAGAACTGGAAGCGGCCCGCCCCGGAAGTGGCCATGCTCATGGCCCTCCTGCGCATGTACCTGCGCATGTTCCTCCCCAAGCTGCGGCGCCGGGGGATCCGGTTCCACCACCTGGGGTGCGAGGAGGGCCTGCCGGACGGCATTCTGGCCGATCTGCGCGCCCTGGAGGCCCAGACCGCGGACCACACGGGCATGGTCTTCCACCTGGCCGTCAACTATGGGTCCCGGCTGGAACTGGCCCACGCGGCGCGCCGATGCGTGGAGGACGGCCTGGCCCCCGGGGAGGTGGACGAGGCGGCCCTGGCCTCCCGCCTCTGGACGGCGGGCGTGCCGGACGTCGATCTGCTCATCCGGACCTCCGGGGAGCTCAGGATCTCGAATTTCCTGCTCTGGCAGGCAGCCTACGCCGAGTTCTACATGACCGAATGCCTCTGGCCGGACTTCCGGGGCCCCCAGCTCCGGGAGGCCCTGGAAGCCTTCGCCCAGCGCGAACGCCGCTTCGGCGGCATATGA
- a CDS encoding response regulator, translating to MVQFNTRANEILLKLVYYGPGLSGKTTNLQALHAMCAESNRGEMFSVNTQEDRTLFFDLLPINLGYIYGNAIHLQIYTVPGQVQYDASRRVVLGGSDGVVFVADSSESKMQENVDSLSNLYHNLNANRLNIKQIPFVLQYNKRDLGDAMPVGVMNRRLNFRSVPYFESVANRGEGVLDTFLAITRETVGTTFRKYHLDKKIKDFDEMLNLIESNIRASMREFPRAEAEPAPPQPESTILRHAGVSINELAPGKVADAQDLLEDALKSNMETARLYSELRTAQESLEKKNQELHTLYSQLERANQDNLKTRRYLEGLVQSVGEAIISFSADGRILTWNAAAEQIFGYPRVEIVGRSIHQLTPPARGGEVEQAMAVVAGGQIIRDVPTSRLRKDGTEFPVLITYAPIRGADERVLAYSALIRDEADRKRLEVQLGEAEHVGTLARILPSMFNELSNRLAPLVLHRDLYLQELGDPLAAERAGRIFASIDHIQALLRPLLMVFSPSAPRLEAVQLNTLVQEALKRMEPEAAAAGVALDLSLDPALPEAALDPALLREGLVCLFRVAIRASARSAGKRVRVGTRRTSAGLQLVSQDTGPALPEEAARRVFDVAQAADADSLGTSVIAAVARAHGGRVSVRSQEGLGNAYLVELPMSEAAPSSPNVPALEGHRVLVVDDEPFLLECLNDAITSWGCEVVSCSLAAEAIQKLQGDTFDLVVSDIRMPGLSGIQLYGWIQEHQPAMSRRVLFTTGDSFDPETRAFLESSNLPHLGKPFDLKRLKQSLADLLASAS from the coding sequence ATGGTCCAATTCAACACCCGAGCCAATGAGATCCTGCTCAAGCTGGTCTATTACGGGCCGGGTCTCTCGGGCAAGACGACGAACCTCCAGGCCCTGCACGCCATGTGCGCCGAATCCAACCGGGGCGAGATGTTCTCCGTGAACACGCAGGAGGACCGCACCCTCTTCTTCGACCTGCTGCCCATCAACCTCGGCTACATCTACGGGAACGCCATCCACCTGCAGATCTACACCGTCCCCGGCCAGGTGCAGTACGACGCCAGCCGGCGCGTGGTGCTGGGGGGCAGCGACGGCGTGGTCTTCGTGGCCGATTCCAGCGAGTCCAAGATGCAGGAGAACGTGGACTCCCTGTCGAACCTCTACCACAACCTCAACGCGAACCGGCTGAACATCAAGCAGATCCCCTTCGTCCTGCAGTACAACAAGCGGGACCTGGGGGACGCCATGCCGGTGGGCGTCATGAACCGCCGCCTCAACTTCCGGTCGGTGCCGTACTTCGAGTCCGTCGCCAACCGCGGGGAAGGGGTGCTGGACACCTTCCTGGCCATCACCCGGGAGACGGTGGGCACCACGTTCCGGAAATACCACCTGGACAAGAAGATCAAGGATTTCGATGAGATGCTCAACCTCATCGAGTCCAACATCCGCGCCAGCATGCGGGAGTTCCCCCGGGCCGAGGCCGAACCCGCGCCGCCCCAGCCCGAGTCCACGATCCTCCGCCACGCGGGGGTGAGCATCAACGAACTGGCCCCCGGCAAGGTGGCCGACGCCCAGGACCTGCTGGAGGACGCCCTCAAGTCCAACATGGAGACCGCCCGCCTCTACTCGGAGCTGCGGACGGCCCAGGAGTCCCTGGAGAAGAAGAACCAGGAGCTCCACACCCTCTATTCCCAGCTGGAGCGGGCGAACCAGGACAACCTGAAGACCCGGCGCTACCTGGAGGGGCTCGTCCAGAGCGTGGGCGAGGCCATCATCAGCTTCAGCGCCGACGGCCGCATCCTCACCTGGAACGCCGCGGCCGAGCAGATCTTCGGCTATCCCCGCGTGGAGATCGTGGGCCGCTCCATCCACCAGCTCACCCCCCCCGCCCGGGGCGGGGAGGTCGAGCAGGCCATGGCCGTGGTGGCCGGGGGACAGATCATCCGGGACGTGCCCACGAGCCGCCTGCGCAAGGACGGCACGGAGTTCCCGGTGCTCATCACCTACGCCCCCATCCGGGGCGCGGATGAGCGGGTGCTGGCCTACTCTGCCCTCATCCGGGACGAAGCCGACCGCAAGCGCCTGGAGGTCCAGCTGGGCGAAGCGGAGCACGTGGGCACCCTGGCGCGGATCCTGCCGTCCATGTTCAACGAGCTGTCCAATCGCTTGGCGCCGCTCGTCCTGCACCGGGACCTGTACCTGCAGGAGCTGGGGGACCCCCTGGCCGCGGAGCGGGCGGGGAGGATCTTCGCGTCCATCGATCACATCCAGGCCCTGCTGCGGCCCCTCCTCATGGTCTTCTCGCCCAGCGCGCCCCGCCTCGAGGCGGTCCAGCTCAACACCCTGGTGCAGGAGGCCCTCAAGCGCATGGAGCCCGAGGCCGCCGCCGCGGGCGTGGCCCTGGACCTGAGCCTGGACCCGGCCCTGCCGGAGGCGGCCCTGGACCCGGCCCTGCTCCGGGAGGGACTCGTCTGCCTGTTCCGGGTGGCCATCCGGGCCTCGGCCCGGTCCGCGGGGAAGCGCGTGCGCGTGGGAACCCGCCGGACGTCCGCTGGCCTCCAGCTCGTTTCCCAGGACACCGGTCCGGCCCTGCCGGAGGAAGCCGCCCGCCGGGTGTTCGACGTCGCCCAGGCGGCCGACGCCGACTCCCTGGGCACCAGCGTCATCGCCGCCGTCGCGCGGGCCCACGGGGGCCGCGTCTCGGTGCGCAGTCAGGAAGGCCTCGGCAACGCATACCTGGTGGAGCTCCCCATGTCCGAAGCAGCCCCCTCCTCCCCGAACGTTCCCGCCCTCGAGGGACATCGCGTGCTGGTGGTGGACGATGAACCCTTCCTGCTGGAGTGCCTCAACGACGCCATCACCTCCTGGGGATGCGAGGTGGTGTCCTGCTCCCTGGCCGCCGAGGCCATCCAGAAGCTCCAGGGCGACACCTTCGACCTCGTCGTCTCGGACATCCGCATGCCCGGCCTGAGCGG
- the rlmN gene encoding 23S rRNA (adenine(2503)-C(2))-methyltransferase RlmN produces the protein MNWDAPAPELAPGPRPNAAGMDLEALKALVAGLGERPWRAVQIHQGLYRMRWTGWDAFTSLSKGLRSRLEAEVRLEWPALVDGATSADGSTKHAFRLEDGAVVEGVHMPYEDRTTLCLSSQVGCAMGCTFCATGQMGIRRNLTPGEIVGQVVAMLNAHAHPQGRPVNLVFMGMGEPLHNLDNLMKAFALLTDPEGLAIPPRRITVSTSGLVTGIRRLGAFRPRPRLALSLNATTDDYRSRIMPVNRVWGLEDLAAELSAFPLEAGERITLEYVLLKGVTDAPEDGRRLAAFASRFPAKVNLIPFNPHEGSGFQPPDEARISELLGILSAKGITASVRRSRGQDVAGACGQLAREQDRRG, from the coding sequence GTGAACTGGGACGCCCCCGCCCCCGAACTCGCCCCGGGCCCCCGGCCCAACGCCGCCGGCATGGACCTGGAGGCCCTCAAGGCCCTCGTCGCGGGCCTGGGGGAGCGCCCCTGGCGCGCCGTCCAGATCCACCAGGGCCTCTACCGCATGCGCTGGACCGGCTGGGACGCCTTCACCTCCCTCTCCAAGGGCCTGCGGTCCAGGCTGGAGGCCGAGGTCCGCCTGGAATGGCCGGCCCTCGTGGACGGCGCCACCTCCGCCGACGGCTCCACCAAGCACGCCTTCCGGCTCGAGGACGGCGCGGTGGTGGAGGGGGTGCACATGCCCTACGAGGACCGGACCACCCTCTGCCTCTCCAGCCAGGTGGGGTGCGCCATGGGCTGCACCTTCTGCGCCACGGGCCAGATGGGCATCCGGCGCAACCTGACGCCCGGCGAGATCGTGGGCCAGGTGGTGGCCATGCTCAACGCCCACGCCCACCCCCAGGGCCGGCCCGTCAACCTCGTGTTCATGGGCATGGGCGAGCCGCTCCACAACCTCGACAACCTCATGAAGGCCTTCGCCCTGCTCACCGATCCCGAGGGCCTGGCCATCCCTCCCCGGCGGATCACCGTCTCCACCTCCGGCCTCGTCACCGGCATCCGGCGCCTCGGCGCCTTCCGGCCCCGGCCCCGCCTCGCCCTGAGCCTCAACGCCACCACGGACGACTACCGGTCCCGCATCATGCCCGTGAACCGGGTCTGGGGGCTGGAGGACCTGGCCGCGGAGCTCTCGGCCTTCCCCCTGGAGGCCGGAGAGCGCATCACCCTGGAATACGTGCTTCTGAAGGGCGTCACGGACGCCCCCGAGGACGGGCGCCGCCTCGCGGCCTTCGCCTCCCGGTTCCCGGCCAAGGTGAACCTCATCCCCTTCAACCCCCACGAGGGCTCCGGTTTCCAGCCCCCCGACGAGGCCCGCATCTCGGAGCTCCTGGGCATCCTCTCCGCCAAGGGCATCACCGCCAGCGTGCGCCGCAGCCGCGGCCAGGACGTGGCCGGGGCCTGCGGGCAGCTGGCGAGGGAACAGGACCGGCGGGGGTGA
- the smpB gene encoding SsrA-binding protein SmpB — protein MSEDLVRNRKATHVYTILDTWEAGIALVGTEVKALRGGHGQLQDAYVDGEKGELWLKQANISPYAFGTYANHDPLRPRKLLLNRAEITKILARVDRKGLTIVPLAIYLNPRGRIKVRIGLAEGKTMGDKREALKERENKRELDRIRKGDRE, from the coding sequence ATGAGCGAAGACCTCGTCCGCAACCGCAAGGCGACCCACGTGTACACGATCCTGGACACGTGGGAGGCGGGCATCGCCCTGGTGGGCACCGAGGTGAAGGCCCTGCGGGGCGGCCACGGTCAGCTCCAGGACGCCTACGTGGACGGGGAGAAGGGCGAACTGTGGCTCAAGCAGGCCAATATCAGCCCGTACGCCTTCGGCACCTACGCCAACCACGACCCCCTGCGCCCCCGGAAGCTGCTCCTCAACCGTGCTGAAATCACCAAGATCCTCGCCCGGGTGGACCGCAAGGGGCTGACCATCGTTCCCCTGGCCATCTACCTGAACCCCCGGGGCCGCATCAAGGTGCGGATCGGCCTGGCCGAGGGCAAGACGATGGGCGACAAGCGGGAGGCCCTGAAGGAGCGGGAGAACAAGCGCGAGCTGGACCGCATCCGCAAGGGGGACCGGGAGTAG